A window from Kovacikia minuta CCNUW1 encodes these proteins:
- a CDS encoding GAF domain-containing protein has protein sequence MVNDTEQIEKTPLMRECSQRSLFRAGMGIGLRLNGEMFGVLIAQQCCGPRQWEPFEIELMEQLATQVEIAIQQGQLYRQVQTFAANLECQVEERTAELHAADARTSKPESGERPASPCRLPRPADSYPGDANGV, from the coding sequence GTGGTGAATGACACCGAGCAAATCGAAAAAACACCCCTGATGCGAGAATGCAGCCAGCGTTCCCTGTTCCGGGCAGGCATGGGGATTGGGCTACGGTTAAATGGGGAAATGTTCGGTGTCCTGATTGCTCAACAATGCTGCGGTCCCCGTCAGTGGGAACCCTTTGAGATTGAACTCATGGAACAACTGGCAACCCAGGTCGAAATTGCAATCCAGCAAGGACAACTGTATCGTCAGGTGCAAACCTTCGCCGCCAACCTGGAGTGCCAGGTCGAAGAGCGAACTGCGGAACTTCACGCAGCGGATGCAAGAACTTCAAAACCTGAATCAGGTGAAAGACCTGCTTCTCCATGCCGTCTCCCACGACCTGCGGACTCCTATCCAGGGGATGCTAATGGTGTTTAA